The proteins below come from a single Streptomyces sp. M92 genomic window:
- a CDS encoding isochorismatase family cysteine hydrolase, with protein MGKTALIVIDMINTYDHEDADSLIPSVESVLPAVTGLLERARRQGVPVIYVNDNFGEWRSHHGEILDQALAGPHARLVEPLRPDGSSLFVVKARHSIFFETPLTYLLYEQGIDRLVLCGQVTEQCVLYSALDAHIRHLEVIVARDAVAHIHSDLADAALRMMERNMGARVCDSGELWT; from the coding sequence ATGGGCAAAACAGCGCTGATCGTCATCGACATGATCAACACCTATGACCACGAGGACGCCGACTCGCTGATTCCCTCGGTGGAATCCGTACTCCCCGCCGTGACCGGCCTGCTGGAGCGGGCGCGACGGCAGGGCGTCCCCGTGATCTACGTCAACGACAACTTCGGCGAGTGGCGCTCGCACCACGGCGAGATCCTCGACCAGGCCCTCGCGGGGCCGCACGCCCGCCTCGTCGAGCCGCTGCGGCCCGACGGCTCCTCCCTCTTCGTGGTCAAGGCACGCCATTCCATCTTCTTCGAGACCCCGTTGACGTACCTGCTGTACGAGCAGGGCATCGACCGGCTGGTGCTGTGCGGGCAGGTGACCGAGCAGTGCGTGCTCTACTCGGCGCTCGACGCCCACATCCGCCACCTGGAGGTGATCGTGGCGCGCGACGCGGTCGCCCACATCCACTCCGACCTCGCGGACGCCGCGCTGCGCATGATGGAGCGCAACATGGGCGCCCGGGTGTGCGACAGCGGCGAGTTGTGGACGTGA
- a CDS encoding class F sortase: MAVPPTPPADDTEVPAGQGSRPGMTVLCAVALLVLAVSLVGGNDTSADSSRPPLTSQPGASAPSAPPTADDGGRSLPRSKPVRLLIPEISVDAPFTGLAIGKNGQLEAPPPDDTNLVGWYAKGASPGETGTSIIAGHVDTKTSAAVFARLSELDEGDVFRVERADGRTATFEVDSLETFDKDDFPSKRVYGDTDRAEVRLITCAGDYDRKAKDYTDNLVVFAHLT, from the coding sequence ATGGCAGTCCCCCCTACCCCACCCGCCGACGACACGGAGGTGCCCGCCGGACAGGGATCCCGTCCGGGCATGACGGTGCTGTGCGCCGTGGCCCTCCTGGTCCTGGCGGTGAGTCTGGTCGGCGGCAACGACACGTCGGCCGACTCCTCGCGGCCGCCCCTCACCTCGCAGCCCGGCGCGTCCGCGCCGTCGGCCCCGCCCACCGCGGACGACGGCGGGAGGAGCCTGCCCCGGTCGAAGCCGGTGCGCCTGCTGATCCCGGAGATCTCCGTCGACGCCCCCTTCACCGGCCTCGCCATCGGCAAGAACGGACAGCTCGAAGCACCCCCGCCCGACGACACCAACCTCGTCGGCTGGTACGCCAAGGGCGCCTCCCCGGGGGAGACGGGCACCTCGATCATCGCCGGGCACGTGGACACCAAGACGTCCGCGGCCGTCTTCGCCCGGCTCTCCGAACTCGACGAGGGCGACGTCTTCCGAGTGGAGCGGGCCGACGGACGCACGGCCACCTTCGAGGTCGACAGTCTGGAGACGTTCGACAAGGACGACTTCCCCAGCAAGCGTGTGTACGGCGACACCGACCGGGCGGAGGTACGGCTGATCACCTGCGCGGGCGACTACGACCGCAAGGCCAAGGACTACACGGACAACCTCGTGGTCTTCGCCCACCTCACCTGA
- a CDS encoding SchA/CurD-like domain-containing protein, whose product MTTTPAPASEPLTRQVSHHVSQSVFDGSRLRVVLLVEVYDGAQQQFLETYERLRSHVESVPGHLGEQLCQSIENPSQWLITSEWESAPPFLNWVSSEEHVRMVKPLHSCVRDTRSLRFHVVRETGHPAAGAESAAPGGLQTSPRIGDGVIRHALTFTVKPGSEDAVAELLADYASPEPRVDDSTRLCRTSLFLHGNRVVRAIEVRGDLLAALRHVAEQPEVRALEEALNPYLEQDRDLGDPESARVFYTRAALPAVHHVTTGEEDPAARRHALAYPARPGCGMRLAQLLAAADEAAADDPHSPVLCSTIFQRDDVVVRLVDVRGELADGDPAVALGLADPARVSELTTLLDGPAPAGGELAHALAGARMDLVTDRRAPGV is encoded by the coding sequence ATGACCACCACGCCCGCCCCTGCTTCCGAACCGCTGACGCGACAGGTGTCGCACCACGTCTCCCAGTCCGTGTTCGACGGCTCCAGACTCCGGGTCGTCCTGCTGGTCGAGGTCTACGACGGAGCCCAGCAGCAGTTCCTGGAGACGTACGAACGTCTGCGCAGCCACGTCGAGTCCGTGCCCGGGCACCTCGGCGAGCAGCTGTGCCAGTCCATCGAGAACCCCTCGCAGTGGCTCATCACCAGCGAGTGGGAGAGCGCCCCGCCGTTCTTGAACTGGGTGAGCAGCGAGGAGCACGTGCGGATGGTGAAGCCGCTGCACAGCTGTGTCCGGGACACCCGGTCGCTCCGCTTCCACGTGGTCCGCGAGACGGGGCATCCGGCGGCGGGCGCAGAGTCCGCCGCCCCGGGCGGGCTCCAGACGTCGCCGCGGATCGGTGACGGAGTCATCCGGCACGCCCTCACCTTCACCGTGAAGCCGGGCAGCGAGGACGCGGTCGCCGAACTCCTCGCCGACTACGCCTCGCCCGAGCCGCGGGTCGACGACAGCACGCGCTTGTGCCGCACCTCCCTGTTCCTGCACGGCAACCGGGTGGTGCGGGCCATCGAGGTCCGCGGCGACCTGCTCGCGGCTCTGCGGCACGTGGCGGAACAGCCCGAGGTGCGCGCCCTCGAGGAGGCGCTCAACCCGTATCTGGAGCAGGACCGGGACCTCGGTGACCCGGAGTCCGCGCGGGTCTTCTACACCCGGGCGGCCCTGCCCGCCGTACACCATGTGACGACGGGCGAGGAGGACCCGGCGGCACGCCGGCACGCGCTGGCGTACCCGGCCCGGCCGGGTTGCGGCATGCGGCTGGCCCAGCTGCTGGCCGCGGCCGACGAGGCGGCGGCGGACGACCCGCACAGCCCGGTCCTGTGCAGCACGATCTTCCAGCGCGACGACGTCGTCGTACGGCTGGTCGACGTCCGGGGCGAGCTGGCCGACGGAGACCCCGCGGTGGCCCTCGGCCTCGCGGACCCGGCCCGGGTGTCCGAACTGACGACCCTCCTGGACGGCCCCGCGCCCGCCGGCGGCGAGCTCGCCCACGCGCTCGCCGGCGCCCGCATGGACCTCGTCACCGACCGTCGCGCGCCCGGCGTCTGA
- a CDS encoding DUF5949 family protein, protein MTSISTDTRPLRTADLGTLVIMSWSRETPDGDVPFLLACSLGDGEGGPEATGAAVERLLGHAGLSVGDGVVDAARLPNLPVTLLVVPGAAALTMPGVNAQFIPTAQWRRAVDERGYACLIFATRPWDDGEPGDGEAVAAFANDERTLASAAQVVLPVRTLRG, encoded by the coding sequence GTGACCTCGATCTCAACTGACACACGCCCCCTGCGAACCGCCGACCTCGGCACGCTCGTCATCATGTCCTGGAGCCGGGAGACCCCCGACGGCGACGTCCCCTTCCTCCTCGCCTGTTCCCTCGGCGACGGCGAGGGCGGCCCCGAGGCGACCGGGGCCGCCGTCGAGCGGCTGCTGGGCCACGCCGGTCTGTCCGTCGGCGACGGTGTCGTCGACGCCGCGCGGCTGCCGAACCTGCCGGTGACGCTGCTGGTGGTGCCGGGCGCGGCGGCCCTCACGATGCCGGGGGTCAACGCCCAGTTCATCCCCACGGCGCAGTGGCGCCGCGCGGTCGACGAGCGCGGGTACGCCTGCCTGATCTTCGCCACCCGCCCGTGGGACGACGGGGAGCCGGGCGACGGCGAGGCGGTCGCCGCCTTCGCGAACGACGAGCGGACGCTCGCGTCGGCGGCCCAGGTCGTCCTGCCCGTGCGCACCCTGCGCGGCTGA
- a CDS encoding YihY/virulence factor BrkB family protein: MGTAVHVPQTRDMLGEELSGDEALTALRRYGGLRLLTDSFARFRYADGFTNARALAFQVVLGLVPFTIVLVGLATSVHTEGVGRVVELTLGRIVPGASADVVEKAFEGTRRSAGSDAWSALALWLGMAFALLNLASAMGQIERGANRIYGVERDRPTLRKYGRALVLALTAGLPMVLGFLVLVAGEAVGDAVARSAGDRAGAPGWWTALEVPAGLLLAWVASAVILRWSPRRDQPGYTWLAFGSAVHLVLWVSATWLLALYVGHSGAFGAVYGPLTAFIALLLWANLTAVALFLGIAFAAQLEAARAGVRTPVRPDPGPGD, translated from the coding sequence GTGGGAACCGCCGTGCACGTCCCGCAGACCCGCGACATGCTCGGAGAGGAGCTCTCCGGCGACGAAGCCCTGACCGCGCTGCGCCGGTACGGAGGTCTGCGGCTCCTGACCGACTCCTTCGCCCGGTTCCGCTACGCGGACGGCTTCACCAACGCACGCGCACTCGCCTTCCAGGTGGTCCTCGGACTGGTCCCGTTCACCATCGTGCTCGTCGGCCTCGCCACCTCGGTCCACACCGAGGGCGTGGGCCGGGTCGTGGAGCTCACGCTCGGGCGGATCGTGCCGGGGGCCAGCGCCGACGTCGTGGAGAAAGCGTTCGAAGGCACCCGGCGCAGCGCCGGGAGCGACGCGTGGAGCGCGCTGGCGCTCTGGCTCGGGATGGCGTTCGCCCTGCTGAACCTCGCCTCGGCCATGGGCCAGATCGAGCGGGGCGCCAACCGCATCTACGGCGTCGAGCGCGACCGCCCCACCCTGCGCAAGTACGGCAGGGCGCTGGTGCTCGCGCTCACCGCGGGCCTGCCGATGGTGCTGGGGTTTCTGGTGCTCGTCGCGGGCGAGGCCGTCGGTGACGCCGTGGCCCGCTCCGCCGGCGACCGTGCCGGCGCTCCCGGGTGGTGGACCGCGCTGGAGGTACCGGCGGGGCTGCTGCTGGCCTGGGTCGCCTCGGCGGTGATCCTGCGCTGGTCGCCTCGGCGCGACCAGCCCGGCTACACCTGGCTGGCCTTCGGTTCGGCGGTCCACCTGGTGCTGTGGGTGTCGGCGACCTGGCTGCTGGCGCTCTACGTCGGTCACAGCGGTGCCTTCGGCGCGGTGTACGGACCGCTCACCGCCTTCATCGCGCTGCTGTTGTGGGCGAACCTCACGGCGGTGGCGCTCTTCCTCGGCATCGCCTTCGCGGCCCAGCTGGAGGCGGCCCGGGCCGGTGTCCGCACCCCGGTACGGCCGGACCCGGGGCCGGGCGACTGA
- a CDS encoding transglycosylase family protein yields MICRRDVHRSASRVRTARTAAVALLAAAALGATTEAAAAPAVPPRTDWDAIAACESGGDWNANTGNGYYGGLQFAPSSWAAAGGLAYAPRADLATRGEQIAVAERLARIQGMSAWGCA; encoded by the coding sequence ATGATCTGTAGACGAGATGTTCATCGGAGCGCCTCGCGCGTCCGCACGGCCCGGACCGCGGCGGTGGCCCTCCTCGCCGCGGCCGCCCTGGGCGCGACCACCGAGGCGGCGGCCGCGCCCGCCGTCCCCCCGCGCACCGACTGGGACGCCATCGCGGCCTGCGAGTCCGGCGGTGACTGGAACGCGAACACCGGCAATGGCTACTACGGCGGTCTCCAGTTCGCTCCGTCGAGCTGGGCCGCCGCGGGCGGTCTCGCGTACGCGCCGCGCGCCGACCTCGCCACCCGCGGGGAGCAGATCGCCGTCGCCGAGCGCCTCGCCCGTATCCAGGGCATGTCGGCCTGGGGCTGCGCCTGA
- a CDS encoding right-handed parallel beta-helix repeat-containing protein, with protein MKKCHVVYLVCTAAMIGTGLGAAPASAGHMIHVVHPGESIQKAVDAAESGDTVLVTPGTYHESVKVSTPGLTLRGMGRNTVIKPGTEKAAEDNTCAEGGNGICVIGTKDENVKGITVANLTVTGFKRTGLFSMATDGLTVRNVTAVKNGVWGIAQERSIHGIFRDNTARDNGDAGIFLANTIKAEEGAVDTQGTEVAHNRLEGNRIGITVRRLRNLAVADNLISGNCAGVFVVGDENKPMAGDLVVRDNHVVRNNKSCPKTDRLEALQGSGIVLTGVEKVLVADNTVEGNSGKSSMSGGIVLAKSMVGAANSKNEINGNRLRDNAPADLVNATTGDTAKSNTFTGNTCGASEPAGLC; from the coding sequence ATGAAGAAATGCCATGTTGTGTACCTGGTGTGCACCGCAGCGATGATCGGAACGGGACTGGGAGCGGCTCCCGCGTCCGCCGGCCACATGATCCACGTGGTCCACCCCGGCGAATCGATCCAGAAGGCGGTCGACGCCGCCGAGTCGGGCGACACCGTCCTCGTGACACCCGGCACCTACCACGAGAGCGTCAAGGTGAGCACTCCGGGGCTCACCCTGCGCGGCATGGGCCGCAACACGGTCATCAAGCCGGGCACGGAGAAGGCCGCCGAGGACAACACCTGCGCCGAGGGCGGCAACGGCATCTGCGTGATCGGGACGAAGGACGAGAACGTCAAGGGCATCACCGTCGCCAACCTGACGGTGACCGGCTTCAAGCGCACCGGCCTGTTCTCCATGGCCACCGACGGCCTGACCGTGCGCAACGTCACGGCCGTGAAGAACGGGGTCTGGGGCATCGCCCAGGAGCGGTCGATCCACGGCATCTTCCGCGACAACACCGCCCGCGACAACGGCGACGCGGGCATCTTCCTGGCCAACACCATCAAGGCCGAGGAAGGCGCCGTGGACACCCAGGGCACCGAGGTCGCGCACAACCGCCTGGAGGGCAACCGGATCGGCATCACCGTCCGTCGGCTGCGCAACCTGGCCGTCGCGGACAACCTCATCAGCGGCAACTGCGCGGGTGTGTTCGTCGTCGGCGACGAGAACAAGCCCATGGCCGGCGACCTGGTCGTGCGCGACAACCACGTCGTGCGCAACAACAAGTCCTGCCCGAAGACCGACCGGCTGGAGGCCCTCCAGGGTTCCGGCATCGTCCTGACCGGCGTCGAGAAGGTCCTGGTCGCCGACAACACCGTCGAGGGCAACTCCGGCAAGTCGTCGATGTCCGGCGGCATCGTCCTGGCCAAGAGCATGGTGGGCGCCGCCAACTCGAAGAACGAGATCAACGGCAACCGGCTGCGCGACAACGCCCCCGCCGACCTCGTCAACGCCACGACCGGCGACACCGCCAAGAGCAACACCTTCACCGGCAACACCTGCGGCGCCTCCGAGCCCGCGGGACTGTGCTGA
- a CDS encoding methyltransferase, with amino-acid sequence MTAQTAPPPPMRLRELVFGAACAAALRATARLGVADALGDSPMAVEDLAAAVKTEPRPLRRLLRALTCYGVFAEHKDGTFTHTDMSLLLREDDPHSLRYITLWCTEPWTWDAWPLLDEAVRTGSNVVEGLYGKEFFTYLNEDAPESAEVFNRAMTTSSRQSAQDVAALLDLSASTSVADIGGGQGHVVASLLEKYPSMHGTLLDLPRVVENADPRLREGGSLADRVRIVPGDCREAIPVRADVYVIKNILEWDDDSTARALRNVMAAGGPGARVVVIENLVDDSPSMRFSTAMDLLLLLNVGGAKHTTDSMVGRLTDAGLVIDDIRPVNPYLHAFDCTVPE; translated from the coding sequence ATGACCGCACAGACCGCCCCGCCCCCGCCCATGCGGCTGCGGGAGCTCGTGTTCGGGGCGGCATGTGCCGCCGCCCTCCGCGCGACCGCCCGGCTCGGCGTCGCCGACGCGCTCGGCGACTCACCGATGGCCGTGGAGGACCTGGCGGCCGCGGTGAAGACCGAGCCGAGGCCGCTGCGCCGGCTGCTGCGCGCCCTGACCTGCTACGGCGTCTTCGCCGAGCACAAGGACGGGACGTTCACGCACACCGACATGTCGCTGCTGCTGCGCGAGGACGACCCGCACAGCCTGCGCTACATCACCCTGTGGTGCACCGAACCGTGGACCTGGGACGCCTGGCCCCTGCTCGACGAGGCGGTCCGCACCGGCTCCAACGTCGTCGAGGGCCTGTACGGCAAGGAGTTCTTCACCTACCTCAACGAGGACGCCCCCGAGTCGGCCGAGGTCTTCAACCGCGCCATGACCACGTCCAGCCGCCAGTCGGCCCAGGACGTCGCCGCGCTCCTCGACCTGTCCGCGAGCACGTCGGTGGCCGACATCGGCGGCGGCCAGGGGCACGTGGTGGCGAGCCTGCTGGAGAAGTACCCGTCGATGCACGGCACCCTCCTCGACCTGCCCCGCGTGGTGGAGAACGCCGACCCCCGGCTGCGCGAGGGCGGTTCGCTCGCGGACCGGGTGCGGATCGTGCCGGGCGACTGCCGGGAGGCCATCCCGGTCCGGGCCGACGTCTACGTCATCAAGAACATCCTGGAGTGGGACGACGACAGCACCGCCCGCGCCCTGCGCAACGTCATGGCGGCGGGCGGCCCCGGGGCACGGGTCGTGGTCATCGAGAACCTCGTCGACGACTCGCCCTCCATGCGGTTCAGCACCGCGATGGACCTGCTGCTGCTCCTCAACGTCGGCGGCGCCAAGCACACCACCGACAGCATGGTCGGCCGGCTGACCGACGCGGGCCTCGTCATCGACGACATCCGCCCGGTCAACCCCTACCTGCACGCGTTCGACTGCACCGTGCCCGAGTGA
- a CDS encoding restriction endonuclease, translated as MTAPARHPRRRRSGRRFDLRATALFFGLAAVGLCVAGWAARMAFGVAERRPAWALVLVLGGVLAWLLGRRRRSGLSASGLARRTTRALAAGTETALEALEETRETAVPREASHVPEPATTTAADDQPLTADEFEQAIAELCLRDGCAEVEVVGGAGDLGADVTAVAPDGRRLVVQCKCYADGNKVGSEDLQRFGGTCFTVHDADVAVVVTTSDFTRPAVEYAEQCGIVCVDERGLRDWRQGAGPAPWALAPARPSGFPAARWQPVPHGQNSADRHRHDQHL; from the coding sequence GTGACCGCTCCCGCACGACACCCCCGCCGAAGGCGCTCCGGACGGCGTTTCGACCTCCGTGCGACGGCCCTGTTCTTCGGACTCGCCGCCGTCGGCCTGTGTGTCGCGGGGTGGGCCGCGCGGATGGCGTTCGGCGTCGCCGAGCGGCGCCCGGCCTGGGCGCTCGTCCTGGTGCTCGGCGGAGTACTGGCCTGGCTCCTGGGCCGCCGCAGGCGCTCCGGGCTCTCCGCTTCCGGCCTGGCGCGGCGCACCACACGCGCACTGGCGGCGGGCACGGAGACGGCCCTGGAGGCACTGGAGGAGACGCGGGAGACCGCGGTGCCGAGGGAGGCGTCCCACGTCCCCGAGCCCGCGACCACGACGGCCGCCGACGACCAGCCGCTGACCGCCGACGAGTTCGAGCAGGCGATAGCCGAACTCTGCCTGCGCGACGGCTGTGCCGAGGTGGAGGTGGTCGGCGGCGCGGGCGACCTCGGCGCGGACGTGACGGCGGTGGCCCCCGACGGCCGGCGCCTCGTCGTCCAGTGCAAGTGCTACGCCGACGGCAACAAGGTCGGCTCCGAGGACCTGCAGCGCTTCGGCGGCACCTGTTTCACCGTCCACGACGCCGACGTCGCGGTCGTCGTCACCACCAGCGACTTCACCCGCCCGGCCGTCGAGTACGCCGAACAGTGCGGCATAGTCTGCGTGGACGAGCGCGGGCTGCGGGACTGGAGGCAGGGGGCCGGACCGGCGCCCTGGGCGCTCGCTCCCGCGCGGCCGAGCGGTTTCCCGGCCGCACGGTGGCAACCTGTGCCGCATGGGCAAAACAGCGCTGATCGTCATCGACATGATCAACACCTATGA